A genomic region of Candidatus Pseudomonas phytovorans contains the following coding sequences:
- a CDS encoding sugar ABC transporter permease, with amino-acid sequence MTTTTAQLRASPLDALQRWLPKLVLAPSMFIVLVGFYGYILWTFVLSFTTSTFLPTYKWAGLAQYARLFDNDRWWVASKNLLLFGGLFIAISLAIGVLLAVLLDQRIRREGFIRTIYLYPMALSMIVTGTAWKWLLNPGMGLDKLLRDWGWEGFRLDWLIDPDRVVYCLVIAAVWQASGFIMAMFLAGLRGVDPSIIRAAQMDGASLPRIYWTVVLPSLRPVFFSALMILSHIAIKSFDLVAAMTAGGPGYSSDLPAMFMYSFTFSRGQMGMGSASAILMLGAILAILVPYLYSELRSKRHA; translated from the coding sequence ATGACCACAACCACCGCCCAACTGCGGGCCTCACCCCTGGACGCGCTTCAGCGCTGGCTGCCCAAACTGGTGCTGGCGCCGAGCATGTTCATCGTCCTGGTGGGCTTCTACGGCTATATCCTCTGGACCTTCGTGCTGTCCTTCACCACCTCGACCTTCTTGCCCACCTACAAGTGGGCCGGCCTTGCACAATACGCCCGGCTGTTCGACAACGACCGCTGGTGGGTGGCCAGCAAGAACCTGCTTCTGTTTGGCGGCCTGTTCATCGCCATCAGCCTGGCCATCGGCGTACTGCTGGCGGTGCTGCTGGACCAGCGCATCCGCCGCGAAGGCTTCATCCGCACTATTTACCTGTACCCCATGGCGCTGTCGATGATCGTTACCGGCACCGCCTGGAAGTGGCTGCTCAACCCCGGCATGGGCCTGGACAAATTGTTGCGCGACTGGGGCTGGGAGGGCTTTCGCCTGGATTGGCTGATCGACCCCGACCGTGTGGTGTATTGCCTGGTGATCGCTGCCGTGTGGCAGGCCTCGGGCTTCATCATGGCGATGTTCCTCGCCGGCCTGCGTGGTGTCGATCCGTCGATCATTCGCGCGGCGCAGATGGATGGCGCCAGCTTGCCGCGCATCTACTGGACGGTGGTGCTGCCCAGCCTGCGCCCGGTGTTCTTCAGTGCACTGATGATCCTTTCGCACATCGCCATCAAGAGCTTTGACCTGGTCGCGGCGATGACCGCCGGTGGCCCGGGCTACTCCTCCGACCTGCCAGCGATGTTCATGTATTCGTTCACCTTCAGCCGCGGGCAGATGGGCATGGGCTCTGCCAGCGCCATCCTCATGCTCGGGGCGATCCTGGCGATCCTCGTGCCTTACCTGTACTCGGAGCTGCGGAGCAAACGCCATGCATAG
- a CDS encoding ABC transporter substrate-binding protein, whose translation MNSTLRLAAAISIASLLPLSALAADSKGSVEVVHWWTSGGEKAAVDVLKAQVEKDGFTWKDGAVAGGGGATAMTVLKSRAVAGNPPGVAQIKGPDIQDWAATGLLDSDVLKGVAKDEKWDALLARQVADTVKYDGNYVAVPVNIHRTNWLWINPEVFKKAGIDKAPATLDEFYAAADKLKAAGFIPLAHGGQPWQDSTVFESVVLSVMGAEGYKKAMVDLDNAALTGPDMVKALTELKRVATYMDPDGKGQDWNLEAAKVINGKAGMQIMGDWAKSEWTLAKKTAGTDYQCVPFPGTDKAFLYNIDSLVVFKQNNAGTSAGQQDIARKVLGQDFQKVFSTNKGSIPVRNDMLADMGAYGFDACAQRSANDFLADAKNGGLQPSMAHNMATTLAVQGAFFDVVTNYINDPKADPADAAKKLAAAIKAAQ comes from the coding sequence ATGAATTCCACGCTCCGTCTCGCTGCCGCGATCTCTATTGCCTCATTACTCCCGCTGAGCGCTTTGGCTGCCGACTCCAAAGGCAGTGTCGAAGTGGTGCACTGGTGGACCTCCGGTGGTGAAAAGGCCGCGGTCGATGTGCTCAAGGCCCAGGTCGAAAAAGACGGCTTCACCTGGAAGGACGGCGCTGTCGCTGGCGGCGGCGGTGCAACGGCCATGACCGTGCTCAAGAGCCGCGCCGTAGCAGGTAACCCACCGGGAGTTGCGCAGATCAAGGGCCCGGATATTCAGGACTGGGCGGCCACCGGCCTGCTTGATAGCGATGTGCTCAAGGGCGTGGCCAAGGACGAAAAATGGGACGCGCTGCTTGCCAGGCAGGTTGCCGACACGGTGAAGTACGACGGTAATTATGTGGCCGTGCCGGTAAACATCCACCGCACCAACTGGCTGTGGATCAACCCCGAAGTGTTCAAAAAGGCGGGCATCGACAAGGCGCCTGCCACCCTCGACGAATTCTATGCCGCTGCCGACAAGCTCAAGGCCGCCGGCTTCATTCCGTTGGCCCATGGCGGTCAGCCGTGGCAGGACAGCACCGTGTTCGAAAGCGTAGTGCTGTCGGTGATGGGGGCTGAGGGCTACAAGAAGGCCATGGTCGACCTCGACAACGCGGCACTGACCGGCCCGGACATGGTCAAGGCATTGACCGAGCTGAAAAGGGTCGCCACCTACATGGACCCTGATGGCAAAGGCCAGGACTGGAACCTGGAAGCGGCCAAGGTCATCAATGGCAAAGCCGGCATGCAGATCATGGGCGACTGGGCCAAGAGCGAGTGGACCCTGGCGAAGAAAACCGCCGGCACGGACTACCAATGCGTGCCATTCCCCGGCACCGACAAGGCGTTCCTGTACAACATCGACTCGTTGGTGGTGTTCAAGCAGAACAACGCCGGGACATCTGCCGGTCAGCAGGACATTGCCCGCAAGGTGCTCGGCCAGGATTTCCAGAAGGTCTTCAGCACCAACAAGGGGTCCATCCCCGTGCGTAATGACATGCTCGCCGACATGGGCGCGTATGGCTTCGACGCTTGCGCCCAGAGGTCGGCCAATGACTTCCTGGCCGACGCGAAAAATGGCGGCCTGCAGCCCAGCATGGCGCACAACATGGCTACCACGCTGGCCGTGCAGGGTGCGTTCTTCGATGTGGTGACCAACTATATCAACGACCCCAAGGCCGACCCGGCTGATGCGGCGAAGAAGCTGGCGGCGGCGATCAAGGCTGCCCAGTAA
- a CDS encoding ATP-binding protein, which yields MSAVRPERLWRLLPRSLLGRMLLLTLLVVLLAQGLSSIIWVAQLRASQLQGLRASASSLAHSMSASVSYFRSLPVAYRPMVLDQLRSMGGTRFFVSLNATPLDMQVLPVTPRKQAVIDVFQQVLHERLGSQMEISVEFVSPDDLRIFNSGLKLDELPRSWAHYSLTLEPLNPPVLVTQIRLGEGEWLYIASLLPEPYTSLEVERLPRQQIGFIVLTTALLLLFIGLLVHWQSWPLKRLARAAREMSLGADVAPVTEGGGSEVVEVSRAFNSMRERISRYLTERSQLFSAISHDLRTPITRLRLRVELLEDERLQAKFSQDLDELELLVKGALQCVKDTDIHENIEPVDLNQVLEILAEPYLRDGRISVEGRALAPYPGKPLALRRCIGNLIDNAIKYGERARLRIIDGDNGFVLQVDDQGPGVPQQQLEQVFEPHFRLAGQQQGYGLGLGIARNIAHSHGGEVSLLNLREGGLRVTLYLPRGTD from the coding sequence ATGTCTGCAGTGCGCCCTGAGCGTCTTTGGCGCCTGCTGCCGCGTTCGCTGCTTGGGCGCATGTTGCTGCTGACCCTGTTGGTGGTACTGCTGGCGCAAGGCCTGTCGAGCATCATCTGGGTCGCCCAGTTGCGTGCCAGCCAGCTGCAGGGCCTGCGCGCCAGCGCCAGTAGCCTGGCCCATTCGATGAGTGCCAGCGTCAGTTACTTCCGCTCGTTGCCGGTGGCCTATCGGCCCATGGTGCTCGACCAGTTGCGCAGCATGGGCGGCACGCGCTTTTTCGTGTCGCTCAACGCCACGCCGCTGGACATGCAGGTACTGCCCGTCACACCGCGCAAGCAGGCAGTGATCGATGTGTTCCAGCAGGTGCTGCATGAGCGGCTGGGGTCGCAGATGGAAATTTCCGTAGAGTTTGTCAGCCCTGACGACCTGCGCATTTTCAACAGCGGCCTGAAACTCGACGAGCTGCCACGCTCCTGGGCGCATTACTCCCTGACCCTGGAGCCGCTCAACCCGCCGGTACTGGTAACGCAAATCCGCCTGGGCGAGGGCGAGTGGTTGTACATCGCCTCGCTGCTGCCCGAGCCTTACACCAGCCTTGAGGTCGAACGCCTGCCCCGGCAGCAGATCGGTTTCATCGTGCTCACCACCGCCTTGCTGCTGTTGTTCATCGGTTTACTGGTGCACTGGCAGAGCTGGCCGCTCAAGCGCCTGGCGCGGGCTGCGCGTGAGATGTCGCTGGGCGCCGATGTGGCGCCGGTGACTGAAGGGGGTGGTAGCGAAGTAGTCGAAGTCAGCCGGGCGTTCAACAGCATGCGTGAGCGCATCAGCCGCTACCTGACGGAACGCAGCCAGCTGTTCAGCGCCATCTCCCACGACCTGCGCACGCCGATCACCCGCCTGCGCCTGCGTGTCGAATTGCTGGAAGACGAACGCCTGCAGGCCAAGTTCAGCCAGGACCTGGACGAGCTGGAGTTGCTGGTCAAAGGCGCCTTGCAGTGCGTGAAGGACACCGATATCCACGAAAACATAGAGCCGGTCGACCTCAACCAGGTGCTGGAGATTCTGGCGGAGCCTTATCTGCGTGATGGCCGTATCAGCGTCGAAGGCCGGGCGCTGGCCCCTTACCCAGGCAAGCCGCTGGCGCTGCGGCGCTGTATCGGCAACCTGATCGACAACGCCATCAAATACGGCGAGCGTGCGCGGTTGCGCATCATCGACGGTGACAATGGCTTTGTGTTGCAGGTGGACGATCAGGGGCCGGGCGTACCGCAGCAGCAGCTGGAGCAGGTGTTCGAGCCGCACTTCCGCCTGGCCGGGCAGCAGCAGGGGTATGGGCTGGGGTTGGGGATTGCGCGCAACATCGCCCATAGCCATGGGGGTGAGGTGAGTTTATTGAACCTGCGTGAAGGCGGGTTGCGGGTGACCTTGTACCTGCCACGAGGCACGGACTGA
- the gltR gene encoding two-component system response regulator GltR, translating into MSTAGKSILMVDDDQEIRELLQTYLSRSGFQVHAEADGAGFRRALETSPCDLVILDVMLPDEDGFSLCRWVRQHPRQARVPIIMLTASSDEADRVIGLELGADDYLGKPFSPRELQARIKALLRRAEFGQAAPGNAVLAFDDWRLDTVSHRLFHRDGEEVVLSGADFALLKLFLDHPQQILDRDTIGNATRGREPMPLDRIVDMGVSRLRQRLRDTDKPPRLIRTVRGSGYLLAAHVCSAP; encoded by the coding sequence TTGAGCACTGCCGGCAAATCGATCCTGATGGTCGACGACGACCAGGAAATCCGCGAACTGCTGCAAACCTACCTGAGCCGCTCCGGCTTTCAGGTGCATGCCGAAGCCGACGGCGCAGGCTTTCGCCGCGCCCTGGAAACCAGCCCCTGCGACCTGGTCATCCTCGACGTCATGCTGCCCGACGAAGACGGCTTCAGCCTGTGCCGCTGGGTACGCCAACACCCGCGCCAGGCACGGGTGCCGATCATCATGCTCACCGCCAGCTCCGACGAAGCCGACCGGGTCATCGGCCTGGAGCTGGGCGCCGACGATTACCTGGGCAAACCCTTCAGCCCGCGTGAGCTGCAAGCGCGGATCAAGGCCCTGCTGCGTCGCGCCGAGTTTGGCCAGGCGGCGCCGGGCAATGCGGTGCTGGCGTTCGACGACTGGCGCCTGGACACGGTCAGCCACCGGCTGTTCCACCGTGATGGCGAAGAGGTGGTGCTGTCGGGTGCCGACTTCGCCCTGCTCAAGCTGTTCCTCGACCACCCGCAGCAGATTCTTGACCGTGACACCATCGGCAACGCCACCCGCGGCCGCGAGCCGATGCCTCTGGACCGCATCGTCGACATGGGTGTCAGCCGCCTGCGTCAGCGCCTGCGCGACACCGACAAACCACCCCGGCTGATCCGCACCGTGCGCGGCAGTGGCTACCTGCTGGCTGCGCATGTCTGCAGTGCGCCCTGA
- a CDS encoding glucokinase gives MKDLLVGDIGGTNARFALWRDNQLHEVKVFATADYTSPEQAIEAYLQDQGIARGGLAAVCLAVAGPVDGDEFRFTNNHWRLSRAAFCETLQVERLILINDFTAMALGMTRLREGEFREVCPGQADPSRPALVIGPGTGLGVGSLLRLGEQHWQALPGEGGHVDLPVGNAREAAIHQQIHGQIGHVSAETVLSGGGLVRLYQAICALDGDTPRHKTPAQITDAALGGEPRALAVVEQFCRFLGRVAGNNVLTLGARGGVYIVGGVIPRFAELFLRSGFAASFADKGCMSGYFAGVPVWLVTAEFSGLLGAGVALQQALDHK, from the coding sequence ATGAAAGACCTGCTGGTTGGCGACATCGGCGGCACCAATGCCCGTTTTGCGTTGTGGCGTGACAATCAGCTGCACGAGGTAAAAGTCTTCGCCACCGCAGACTACACCAGCCCGGAGCAGGCCATTGAGGCCTACCTGCAGGACCAGGGCATCGCCCGTGGCGGTCTGGCGGCGGTGTGCCTGGCGGTGGCCGGGCCGGTCGACGGTGATGAATTCCGCTTCACCAACAATCACTGGCGGCTGAGCCGTGCAGCGTTCTGCGAGACCTTGCAGGTCGAGCGACTAATTCTGATCAACGATTTTACCGCCATGGCGCTGGGCATGACCCGCCTGCGCGAAGGGGAGTTCCGCGAGGTGTGCCCCGGTCAGGCCGACCCTTCGCGGCCGGCGTTGGTGATCGGGCCAGGCACTGGCTTGGGCGTGGGTTCGCTGCTGCGCCTGGGTGAGCAGCACTGGCAGGCCTTGCCGGGGGAGGGTGGGCATGTCGACCTGCCGGTGGGCAATGCCCGCGAAGCGGCGATCCATCAGCAGATTCACGGCCAGATCGGCCATGTCAGCGCGGAGACCGTACTCAGTGGCGGCGGCCTGGTGCGCCTGTACCAGGCGATCTGCGCGCTGGACGGCGACACACCCAGGCACAAGACCCCGGCGCAGATCACCGATGCCGCGCTGGGCGGTGAGCCACGGGCGCTGGCGGTGGTCGAGCAGTTCTGTCGGTTCCTTGGGCGCGTGGCCGGTAACAATGTGCTGACCTTGGGCGCGCGGGGTGGGGTCTATATTGTCGGCGGGGTGATCCCGCGCTTTGCCGAGCTGTTCCTGCGCAGCGGGTTTGCCGCAAGCTTTGCCGACAAGGGTTGCATGAGCGGCTATTTTGCTGGCGTGCCAGTGTGGCTGGTGACGGCGGAGTTTTCCGGGTTGCTGGGTGCTGGTGTGGCCTTGCAGCAGGCGCTGGATCACAAGTAA
- the edd gene encoding phosphogluconate dehydratase produces MHPRILEVTQRLIERSRATRERYLQLIRGAASEGPMRASLQCANFAHGVAGCGSEDKQTLRLMNAANVAIVSAYNDMLSAHQPYLHFPEQIKQALREVGSVGQFAGGVPAMCDGVTQGEPGMELAIASREVIAMSTAVALSHNMFDAALMLGICDKIVPGLMMGALRFGHLPTVFVPGGPMVSGISNKQKADVRQRYAEGKASREELLESEMNSYHSPGTCTFYGTANTNQLVMEVMGLHLPGASFVNPYTPLRDALTAEAAQQVTRMTKASGSFMPLGEIVDEKALVNSIVALHATGGSTNHTLHIPAIAQAAGIQLTWQDMADLSEVVPTLSHVYPNGKADINHFQAAGGMAFLIRELLDAGLLHEDVNTVAGHGLRRYTQEPFLDNGKLVWREGPQQSLDESILRPVARPFSAEGGLRVMEGNLGRGVMKVSAVAPEHQVVEAPARVFQDQQSLAEAFKAGELECDFVAVVRFQGPRCNGMPELHKLTPFLGVLQDRGYKVALVTDGRMSGASGKIPAAIHVCPEAYDGGPLARVRDGDIVRVDGAEGTLRVMVSAEELASRDLPPAPQGNDLGCGRELFGFMRMAFSPAEQGASAFTSGLEHLK; encoded by the coding sequence ATGCATCCGCGCATCCTTGAGGTCACCCAGCGGCTGATCGAACGCAGCCGTGCCACCCGCGAACGCTACCTGCAGCTGATTCGCGGCGCGGCCAGTGAAGGCCCCATGCGTGCCAGCCTGCAGTGCGCCAACTTCGCTCATGGCGTGGCGGGTTGTGGCAGCGAGGACAAGCAGACGCTGCGCCTGATGAACGCAGCCAATGTGGCCATCGTCTCGGCTTATAACGACATGTTGTCTGCTCACCAGCCGTATCTGCACTTCCCTGAGCAGATCAAGCAGGCCCTGCGCGAGGTCGGTTCGGTCGGCCAGTTCGCCGGCGGCGTGCCGGCCATGTGCGACGGTGTAACCCAGGGCGAGCCGGGCATGGAACTGGCCATCGCCAGCCGCGAAGTGATTGCCATGTCCACCGCGGTAGCGCTGTCCCACAACATGTTCGATGCCGCGCTGATGCTGGGTATCTGTGACAAGATCGTCCCCGGCCTGATGATGGGCGCACTGCGTTTCGGCCATCTGCCGACTGTGTTCGTCCCGGGTGGGCCGATGGTGTCCGGTATCTCCAACAAGCAAAAGGCCGACGTGCGCCAGCGCTATGCCGAAGGCAAGGCCAGCCGCGAGGAACTGCTGGAGTCGGAGATGAACTCCTATCACAGCCCGGGTACCTGCACCTTCTACGGCACGGCCAATACCAACCAGCTGGTGATGGAAGTGATGGGCCTGCACCTGCCGGGCGCCTCGTTCGTCAACCCGTATACCCCGCTGCGCGACGCGCTCACCGCCGAGGCCGCGCAGCAGGTCACGCGCATGACCAAGGCCAGCGGCAGCTTCATGCCGCTGGGTGAAATTGTCGACGAGAAGGCACTGGTCAACTCCATCGTGGCTTTGCACGCCACCGGTGGCTCGACCAACCACACCTTGCACATTCCGGCGATTGCCCAGGCGGCAGGTATCCAGCTGACCTGGCAGGACATGGCCGACCTCTCCGAGGTGGTGCCGACCCTGTCGCACGTGTACCCCAACGGCAAGGCCGACATCAACCACTTCCAGGCCGCTGGCGGCATGGCCTTCCTTATCCGCGAGCTGCTCGATGCCGGGCTGCTGCACGAAGACGTCAACACCGTGGCCGGCCACGGCCTGCGCCGCTACACCCAGGAACCGTTCCTCGATAACGGCAAGCTGGTGTGGCGCGAAGGGCCGCAGCAGAGCCTGGACGAGAGCATTCTGCGGCCGGTGGCGCGGCCGTTTTCGGCTGAAGGCGGCCTGCGGGTGATGGAAGGCAACCTCGGCCGTGGTGTGATGAAAGTTTCTGCCGTCGCCCCCGAGCATCAGGTGGTCGAGGCCCCGGCGCGGGTGTTCCAGGACCAGCAGTCGCTGGCCGAGGCATTCAAGGCTGGCGAGCTGGAGTGCGACTTTGTCGCCGTGGTGCGCTTCCAGGGCCCGCGCTGCAACGGCATGCCAGAACTGCACAAGCTCACGCCGTTCCTCGGCGTGCTGCAAGACCGTGGTTACAAAGTGGCGCTGGTGACCGACGGGCGCATGTCGGGTGCCTCGGGCAAGATCCCGGCGGCTATCCACGTTTGCCCCGAAGCGTATGACGGCGGCCCGCTGGCGCGCGTGCGCGATGGTGATATCGTGCGGGTCGATGGCGCCGAAGGCACGCTGCGGGTGATGGTGTCGGCCGAAGAACTGGCCAGCCGCGACCTGCCGCCTGCCCCCCAAGGCAACGACCTGGGTTGTGGGCGCGAGCTGTTTGGCTTCATGCGCATGGCGTTCAGCCCGGCAGAGCAGGGCGCCAGTGCCTTTACCTCTGGCCTGGAGCACCTCAAATGA
- the gap gene encoding type I glyceraldehyde-3-phosphate dehydrogenase, whose protein sequence is MTLRIAINGFGRIGRNVLRALYTQGYRQDLQVVAINDLGDSAMNAHLLKYDSVHGTFDATVEADHESLTVNGDRIAVSAIRNPAELPWKAEAIDVVFECTGLFTDRAKAAAHLAAGAGKVIVSAPSKGADATVVYGVNHDLLRASHQVISNASCTTNCLAPIAQVLHREFGIEQGLMTTIHAYTNDQVLTDMYHSDPYRARSATQSMIPSKTGAAEAVGLVLPELAGKLTGMAVRVPVINVSLVDLTVNLKREATAEQVNQLFLEASKHSRVLGYNALPLVSCDFNHNPLSSIFDANHTRANGRMLKVLAWYDNEWGFSNRMLDNCLALCRAS, encoded by the coding sequence ATGACCCTACGCATCGCCATCAATGGATTCGGCCGCATCGGGCGCAACGTCCTGCGCGCACTGTATACCCAAGGCTACCGCCAGGACCTGCAGGTCGTCGCCATCAACGACCTGGGCGACAGCGCCATGAATGCCCACTTGCTGAAGTACGACAGCGTACACGGCACCTTCGATGCCACGGTCGAGGCCGACCACGAAAGCCTGACGGTCAATGGTGACCGCATCGCAGTCAGTGCCATCCGCAACCCGGCCGAACTGCCCTGGAAAGCCGAGGCGATCGACGTGGTGTTCGAGTGCACAGGGCTGTTCACCGACCGCGCCAAGGCTGCCGCGCACCTGGCCGCCGGGGCGGGCAAGGTGATTGTCTCGGCGCCGTCCAAGGGCGCCGATGCCACTGTGGTGTACGGGGTCAACCATGACCTTCTGCGGGCCTCGCACCAGGTCATTTCCAACGCCTCCTGTACCACCAACTGCCTGGCGCCGATCGCCCAGGTGCTGCACCGTGAGTTCGGCATCGAGCAGGGCCTGATGACCACCATTCATGCCTACACCAACGACCAGGTACTGACCGACATGTACCACAGCGACCCGTACCGCGCGCGCTCGGCCACCCAGTCGATGATCCCGAGCAAGACCGGCGCAGCCGAAGCCGTTGGCCTGGTGCTGCCGGAGCTGGCTGGCAAGCTGACCGGCATGGCAGTAAGGGTGCCGGTGATCAACGTGTCGCTGGTGGACCTCACCGTCAACCTCAAGCGCGAGGCCACGGCCGAGCAGGTCAACCAGTTGTTCCTTGAAGCCAGCAAGCATTCCAGGGTATTGGGCTACAACGCCTTACCGTTGGTTTCCTGCGATTTCAACCACAACCCGCTGTCGTCCATTTTCGATGCCAACCACACCCGGGCCAACGGGCGCATGCTCAAGGTGCTGGCGTGGTATGACAACGAGTGGGGGTTCAGTAACCGGATGCTGGATAACTGTCTGGCGCTGTGCCGGGCAAGCTGA
- a CDS encoding sigma-70 family RNA polymerase sigma factor: MSQSRFNSVFLVQRLTLLRTLQRMVGNHSTAEDLLQETYLRVSRALGERPIEHIEPFVFQTARNLALDHLRARRVQARMLVDDVPDEVLHSVAAPATSSEDAAHAEQLLKHLSVSLNQLSERQQRIFILSRLHGATYLEIAEQLSVSPSTVQKELKLIMAICIGVAERLK, from the coding sequence GTGAGTCAGTCCCGGTTCAACTCCGTCTTCCTCGTCCAGCGCCTCACCCTGCTGCGGACCTTGCAGCGCATGGTCGGCAACCACAGCACGGCCGAAGACCTGCTGCAGGAAACCTACCTGCGGGTGTCCCGCGCCCTGGGCGAGCGGCCCATCGAGCACATCGAGCCCTTCGTGTTCCAGACCGCGCGCAACCTGGCACTGGACCACCTGCGGGCACGCCGGGTGCAGGCACGCATGCTGGTGGACGACGTGCCCGACGAAGTGCTGCACAGCGTGGCCGCGCCCGCCACCAGCAGCGAGGATGCCGCCCATGCCGAGCAGTTGCTCAAGCACCTGAGCGTCAGCCTCAACCAGTTGAGCGAACGCCAGCAGCGAATCTTCATCCTCAGCCGCCTGCATGGCGCCACCTACCTGGAAATCGCCGAACAACTGAGTGTTTCGCCCAGCACGGTGCAGAAGGAACTGAAGCTGATCATGGCGATCTGCATAGGTGTTGCCGAACGCCTCAAGTGA
- a CDS encoding FecR domain-containing protein gives MTDSPAPRPSPAGPCARARAMDEALDWLVRLQCADTEDTQAFEAWLSAAPENAEAYVEAEALWNGTPLQHAATQMHQQQRRSWRGRLRSHWKPMATAAVLLVGLFTVGNLPTRLQADHLTVVGERQRLQLEDGAKVLLNTNSAFASDRRDGRQVARLLQGEAYFQIPEGALLPLEVEAGPLRAQVRDTDFAVRYLDGEAQVRVQRGDVDLQGARDQRIRLSAGDSISVGPQGFGQRQRADMQKDLAWVDGRLVFENCPLSQVLAEVRRYYPGWIINRNAQLEDVAVTGNYRLDQPLETLRALAHITSAQLHEYPALVILN, from the coding sequence GTGACCGACAGCCCTGCCCCTCGCCCGTCACCTGCCGGGCCCTGCGCCCGTGCTCGTGCCATGGACGAGGCGCTGGACTGGCTGGTTCGCCTGCAATGTGCCGATACCGAAGACACCCAGGCCTTCGAAGCCTGGCTGAGCGCCGCGCCGGAAAACGCTGAGGCTTATGTCGAGGCAGAAGCACTGTGGAACGGTACGCCGTTGCAACATGCAGCCACGCAGATGCACCAGCAGCAACGCCGCTCATGGCGCGGGCGCCTGCGCAGCCACTGGAAGCCCATGGCCACCGCCGCCGTGCTGCTGGTCGGGCTGTTCACCGTCGGCAACCTGCCCACACGCCTGCAGGCCGACCACCTGACCGTGGTGGGTGAGCGCCAGCGCCTGCAGCTGGAAGACGGCGCAAAAGTGCTGCTCAACACCAACTCGGCATTTGCCAGCGACCGCCGGGACGGCCGCCAGGTCGCCCGCCTGCTGCAGGGTGAGGCCTACTTCCAGATACCCGAGGGCGCGCTGCTGCCGCTTGAGGTAGAGGCCGGGCCGTTGCGCGCACAGGTGCGCGATACCGACTTTGCCGTGCGCTACCTCGACGGGGAGGCCCAGGTGCGGGTGCAACGCGGCGATGTCGACCTGCAAGGGGCACGCGACCAGCGCATCCGCCTGAGTGCCGGCGACAGCATCAGCGTCGGCCCGCAGGGCTTCGGCCAGCGCCAACGCGCCGACATGCAAAAAGACCTGGCATGGGTCGACGGCCGCCTGGTGTTCGAAAACTGCCCGTTGAGCCAGGTGCTGGCGGAGGTGCGGCGTTACTACCCAGGCTGGATCATCAACCGCAATGCGCAGCTCGAAGACGTTGCAGTCACTGGCAACTACCGCCTCGACCAGCCGCTGGAAACCCTGCGCGCGCTGGCTCACATCACCTCGGCACAGCTGCATGAGTACCCTGCGCTGGTGATTCTGAACTGA